The following proteins come from a genomic window of Mariniflexile sp. TRM1-10:
- a CDS encoding cation:proton antiporter — protein sequence MLLLNILDTSLPFTNPVLKFLVILIIILLAPIILNKFRIPHILGLIVAGAVIGPNGYNLLLRDSSIILSGTAGLLYIMFLAGLEIDMNEFKKNKFKSLLFGLFTFSIPMAFGILVGIFILKFSVLTSVLLASMFASHTLIAYPILGKFGIAKNRAVNLVVGGTMITDTLALLVLAIIVGMTKDTVNTEFWIRLIISVIIFGIIVLYGFPILGRWFLKRFQDNISQYIFVLVILFLGAFLAEAAGIEAIIGALLSGFALNRLIPSTSPLMNRIEFVGNAIFIPFFLIGVGMLIDYRAFFTDFETILVALVMTIAVTLAKFIAAWATQKSFKFSKDERHIIFGLSIAHAAVTLATVSVGYNIIIGETATGEPIRLLGESILNGTIIMILVTCTISTFVVQKGARNLSLFQSTAKDKKNVENEEKILIAINNAETAEELIGLSTIIKSKENKNALFALHVINNDTNDLNAETSAVKLLDKALKIGASTDIKLNKLLRYDLNIMNGILNVAKEKKATDLVLGLHVKTNISESFLGELTEGVLSKCNATSFIYKASQPIATIKRHIVIMPNHVENEVGFPFWLLKIWNISYNTGAKLIFYGTEQTIKVIQNIHEEHPIDADFVTFNNWNNAKAMSGNIKLDDNLIFILTRKDEPSYHKNIKNISIYLTRYFKSNNFILVYPIMKDLTVNETIEFNNPSLLEPLEKLDEIGKNIANVFRRK from the coding sequence TTCCGGCACTGCAGGCTTACTCTATATCATGTTTTTAGCGGGTTTGGAAATAGACATGAACGAATTCAAAAAAAACAAATTCAAAAGCCTTTTGTTTGGATTGTTTACGTTTTCAATCCCCATGGCTTTCGGAATTTTAGTGGGTATTTTTATACTGAAATTTTCCGTACTCACATCGGTTTTACTTGCCAGTATGTTCGCTTCACACACCCTTATTGCCTACCCCATTTTAGGTAAATTCGGCATTGCAAAAAACCGGGCAGTAAATCTTGTTGTAGGTGGCACCATGATAACTGACACCCTGGCACTTTTAGTATTGGCGATTATTGTTGGCATGACCAAAGATACTGTAAATACTGAATTCTGGATTCGCCTTATTATATCCGTCATTATTTTTGGAATTATCGTTTTATACGGTTTTCCAATTTTGGGAAGATGGTTTTTAAAGCGCTTTCAAGACAATATTTCACAATACATTTTTGTTTTAGTCATTCTTTTTCTAGGAGCTTTTTTAGCTGAAGCTGCAGGTATCGAAGCCATTATCGGTGCCCTGCTTTCGGGTTTTGCACTTAACAGGTTAATTCCTTCCACATCCCCATTAATGAACCGCATTGAGTTTGTTGGTAACGCCATTTTTATTCCTTTTTTCTTAATAGGTGTGGGTATGTTGATAGATTATCGCGCATTTTTTACGGATTTTGAAACCATCTTAGTCGCTTTGGTTATGACAATTGCAGTGACATTAGCAAAGTTCATTGCAGCTTGGGCAACACAAAAATCGTTTAAATTTTCGAAAGATGAGCGCCATATTATTTTTGGTTTGAGTATTGCACATGCTGCCGTTACATTGGCAACAGTTTCGGTAGGTTACAATATTATTATTGGCGAAACCGCCACCGGAGAGCCTATAAGGCTATTAGGGGAAAGCATTCTAAACGGTACCATTATCATGATTTTGGTAACCTGTACCATTTCAACTTTCGTGGTTCAAAAAGGAGCAAGAAACCTATCGTTATTTCAATCTACCGCAAAAGACAAAAAAAATGTGGAAAATGAGGAAAAAATACTCATTGCCATTAACAATGCCGAAACGGCTGAAGAATTAATTGGTTTGAGCACCATTATAAAATCCAAAGAAAATAAAAACGCCCTGTTTGCATTACATGTCATCAATAACGACACTAACGATTTAAACGCTGAAACAAGTGCTGTTAAACTATTGGACAAGGCCCTAAAAATAGGCGCTTCTACCGATATTAAACTCAACAAATTGCTGCGCTACGATTTGAATATCATGAATGGTATTTTAAACGTTGCTAAAGAAAAAAAGGCAACCGATTTAGTATTAGGTTTGCACGTTAAAACAAATATCTCCGAATCGTTTTTAGGCGAATTAACCGAAGGCGTTTTATCAAAATGCAACGCCACCAGTTTTATTTACAAGGCGTCACAACCCATCGCCACTATAAAAAGGCATATTGTTATTATGCCAAATCATGTAGAAAACGAAGTTGGTTTTCCTTTTTGGCTGCTTAAAATCTGGAACATCTCTTACAATACGGGTGCTAAACTTATTTTTTATGGCACCGAACAAACCATAAAAGTGATTCAGAATATTCATGAGGAACACCCTATTGATGCCGATTTTGTAACTTTTAATAATTGGAATAACGCCAAGGCAATGTCTGGTAATATTAAGTTAGACGATAATTTAATTTTTATTTTAACCAGAAAAGACGAACCTTCTTATCATAAAAACATAAAAAATATTTCCATTTACTTAACCCGTTATTTTAAATCGAATAATTTCATTTTGGTTTATCCCATTATGAAAGATCTCACCGTTAATGAAACCATCGAATTTAACAATCCATCTTTACTTGAACCCTTAGAAAAACTGGATGAAATTGGCAAAAATATTGCGAATGTGTTTCGGAGAAAGTAA
- a CDS encoding valine--tRNA ligase, producing MQMPSKYDASQVETKWYNYWMKHNYFHSEPDEREPYTIVIPPPNVTGVLHMGHMLNNTIQDVLIRRARLQGKNACWVPGTDHASIATEAKVVAKLKEQGIDKNNLSREEFLKHAWDWTHEYGGVILEQLKKLGCSCDWDRTKFTMDDDMSEAVIKVFVDLFNKGLIYRGYRMVNWDPEAKTTLSDEEVIYEERQGNLYYLKYKILTEDGSPPSEGQGEDYLTIATTRPETIFGDTAICINPNDERFKHLKGKKAIVPICNRVIPIIEDDYVDMEFGTGCLKVTPAHDENDKSLGDKHNLEVIDIFNDDASLNSFGLHYQGKDRFVVRKEITKELEDKGFLVKTESHLNKVGTSERTKAVIEPRLSDQWFLKMEDLVKPAIEAVLGENAEIKLFPKKFENTYRHWMENIRDWNISRQLLWGQQIPAYYYGDGKDHFVVAETIEEALKLAKQKTNNQQLTTSNLTQDTDALDTWFSSWLWPMSVFDGIRNPENKDIKYYYPTNDLVTGPDILFFWVARMIIAGYEYKGEKPFENVYLTGLVRDKQGRKMSKQLGNSPDALKLIDDYGADGVRVGLLLSSAAGNDLMFDESLCQQGKGFGNKVWNAYRLVDGWEIDGTIPQPNSSKIAIDWYESKFQKALLEIEDHFSKYRLSDALMTIYKLIFDDFCGWFLEMIKPEYQKPIDAKTFKSAIAIFENNLKIMHPFMPFLTEDIWHYIAERTPEEALIISKWPDPKSINEALITEFEFASEVISGIRNIRAQKNIAFKDAIAFSVINNEKAHTTFDEVIIKLGNLEGINYVSETVDGALTFRVKSNEYFVPMAGSVNVEEEIKKLTEELNYTEGFLKSVQKKLSNERFVAGAPEQVIANERKKEADALAKLETLKASLASLG from the coding sequence ATGCAAATGCCTTCAAAATATGATGCAAGTCAGGTAGAAACTAAGTGGTATAACTACTGGATGAAACATAATTACTTTCATTCAGAACCAGACGAAAGGGAGCCATATACCATTGTAATTCCGCCGCCAAATGTCACTGGCGTACTGCACATGGGGCATATGCTTAATAATACGATTCAAGATGTATTGATTCGTCGTGCTCGTTTGCAAGGTAAAAATGCCTGTTGGGTCCCTGGTACAGATCATGCATCTATTGCTACCGAAGCCAAAGTAGTTGCTAAACTAAAGGAACAAGGCATTGATAAAAATAATTTATCTCGTGAAGAATTTTTAAAGCATGCATGGGATTGGACGCACGAATATGGTGGCGTCATTCTAGAGCAACTCAAAAAATTAGGATGTTCATGTGATTGGGATAGAACCAAATTCACTATGGATGACGATATGAGTGAAGCGGTTATCAAAGTGTTTGTTGATTTGTTTAACAAAGGACTGATTTATAGAGGATACCGTATGGTTAATTGGGATCCTGAGGCAAAAACAACACTTTCTGATGAAGAAGTTATATACGAAGAACGTCAAGGCAATTTATATTATTTAAAATATAAAATCCTCACCGAAGATGGTTCTCCGCCTTCAGAAGGGCAAGGGGAGGACTATTTAACGATCGCTACAACACGCCCAGAAACCATTTTTGGAGATACTGCTATTTGTATCAATCCGAATGATGAGCGTTTTAAACATTTAAAAGGTAAAAAGGCCATAGTGCCTATTTGCAATCGTGTCATTCCGATTATTGAAGATGACTATGTAGATATGGAGTTCGGTACAGGCTGTTTAAAAGTAACACCGGCACATGATGAAAACGATAAAAGCTTAGGAGATAAACACAATCTTGAAGTTATTGATATTTTTAATGATGATGCGTCTCTTAACAGTTTTGGTTTGCATTATCAAGGAAAAGACCGCTTTGTCGTTAGAAAAGAGATTACCAAAGAATTGGAAGACAAAGGGTTTTTGGTTAAAACCGAAAGCCACCTTAATAAAGTAGGAACCTCAGAAAGAACCAAAGCCGTTATAGAACCCCGATTATCAGATCAGTGGTTTTTGAAAATGGAAGATTTGGTAAAACCTGCCATTGAAGCTGTTTTAGGTGAAAACGCTGAAATTAAACTATTCCCTAAGAAATTTGAAAACACTTACCGCCATTGGATGGAGAATATTCGCGATTGGAATATTTCCCGTCAGTTACTTTGGGGACAACAAATTCCAGCCTATTATTATGGCGACGGCAAAGACCATTTTGTAGTTGCTGAAACTATAGAGGAAGCTTTAAAATTAGCAAAACAAAAAACCAACAACCAACAACTAACAACCAGCAACCTAACTCAAGATACGGATGCTTTAGACACCTGGTTCTCATCTTGGTTATGGCCCATGAGTGTGTTTGATGGTATTAGAAATCCAGAAAATAAAGACATAAAATATTACTATCCAACCAACGATTTAGTGACTGGTCCCGATATTTTATTCTTTTGGGTTGCCCGTATGATTATTGCTGGCTACGAATATAAAGGCGAAAAACCTTTTGAAAACGTCTATTTAACAGGGTTGGTTCGTGATAAACAAGGGAGAAAAATGTCAAAGCAATTAGGCAATTCTCCTGATGCTTTAAAGTTGATTGACGATTACGGCGCCGATGGTGTTCGCGTAGGGTTGTTGTTGAGTTCAGCTGCAGGTAACGATTTGATGTTTGATGAATCACTTTGCCAACAAGGTAAAGGTTTTGGAAATAAAGTATGGAACGCTTACCGCTTGGTTGATGGTTGGGAGATTGATGGTACCATTCCGCAACCAAATTCCAGCAAGATAGCGATAGATTGGTACGAATCTAAATTCCAAAAAGCTTTATTGGAAATAGAAGATCATTTTAGTAAATACCGATTAAGCGATGCATTAATGACTATTTACAAGCTGATTTTTGATGATTTTTGTGGTTGGTTTTTAGAAATGATAAAACCGGAATATCAAAAACCAATAGATGCCAAAACATTTAAAAGTGCCATTGCCATTTTTGAAAACAACTTAAAAATAATGCATCCATTTATGCCCTTTTTAACCGAAGACATTTGGCATTATATCGCAGAAAGAACGCCTGAAGAAGCTTTGATTATTTCAAAATGGCCAGACCCAAAATCGATAAATGAAGCATTAATTACCGAATTTGAATTTGCTTCGGAAGTGATTTCAGGCATTAGGAATATAAGAGCCCAGAAAAATATAGCCTTTAAAGATGCCATTGCTTTTTCAGTTATTAATAATGAAAAAGCCCATACAACCTTTGATGAGGTGATTATTAAACTCGGAAATCTGGAAGGTATAAATTATGTTTCTGAAACTGTAGATGGTGCCTTAACGTTCAGGGTAAAATCCAATGAGTATTTTGTGCCTATGGCAGGTTCTGTAAATGTGGAAGAGGAAATTAAAAAACTAACGGAAGAGTTAAATTATACGGAAGGCTTTTTAAAATCGGTGCAAAAGAAACTCTCAAACGAACGTTTTGTAGCTGGTGCACCGGAACAGGTTATTGCCAATGAACGTAAAAAAGAAGCTGATGCCTTGGCTAAACTGGAAACTTTAAAAGCTAGTTTGGCTAGTTTGGGTTAG
- a CDS encoding DUF1573 domain-containing protein, whose protein sequence is MKKLFTVLFIGLVSLAINAQEKVAKIEFKSDTIDYGTIEKGSNGVRVFEFTNTGNAPLIISNVTSSCGCTIPKKPDAPILPGKTGEIEVKYDTNRVNPIRKTITVISNADTPTVALKIKGEVVDTKSGSVLEKTEKSVVQQ, encoded by the coding sequence ATGAAAAAATTATTTACAGTTTTATTTATCGGATTAGTAAGTTTAGCTATTAATGCACAAGAAAAGGTAGCTAAAATCGAGTTTAAATCGGACACTATAGATTACGGAACTATTGAAAAAGGTTCTAATGGGGTGCGTGTTTTCGAATTTACGAATACAGGTAATGCGCCTTTAATAATATCCAATGTGACTTCTAGTTGTGGCTGTACTATTCCTAAAAAACCCGATGCTCCTATTTTACCTGGGAAAACTGGAGAAATTGAGGTAAAGTATGACACCAATAGAGTTAATCCTATAAGAAAAACAATTACGGTTATCTCTAATGCAGATACACCAACTGTTGCCTTAAAAATTAAAGGTGAAGTTGTAGACACTAAAAGTGGTAGTGTACTTGAAAAAACAGAGAAAAGTGTTGTACAGCAATAA
- a CDS encoding PDZ domain-containing protein, with protein MLNNLGFSQGKFTIQNKHRSDKVKFKLINNLIIIPVEINGVTLSFLLDTGVSKAIIFNFLNVSDTLKIKNTETIFLRGLGEGELVEALKSDDNVIKIGDAINLKQELYAIFEANLDLAPKLGFPVHGIIGNDVFRDLIVEVNYSRKYLKLTEPEAYRYKKCRKCETFNLEFYNSKPYINVEVTIDNKKIPVKLLIDSGGSDALWLFENDSLGIKSSDAFFNDFLGHGLSGSVYGKRTKIDALSLKSFVLENANVAYPDSASISFARKFKSRNGSLAGNALKRFNIIFDYQRALITLKKNALFKEKFNYNKSGIELAHDGVRLVKEIDDRILKERSGIMGSDDARNNTKIVFDTQYKVSLKPAYTIVELRDGSPAKKAGLLIGDVVLRINNKPTHQFSLQDVMHKFYDDAGKHIKLKVDRKGKEMNFSFNLENPF; from the coding sequence TTGTTGAATAACCTTGGTTTTTCACAGGGGAAATTTACTATTCAAAATAAACACAGATCAGATAAGGTAAAGTTTAAACTTATAAATAATTTAATCATTATTCCTGTAGAAATTAATGGTGTTACACTTTCTTTTTTATTGGATACAGGTGTGAGTAAGGCCATTATTTTTAATTTTTTAAACGTTTCTGATACTTTAAAAATTAAAAACACCGAAACTATTTTTTTAAGAGGCTTGGGTGAAGGGGAATTGGTTGAAGCATTAAAATCTGATGATAATGTTATTAAAATAGGTGATGCTATAAATCTAAAACAGGAGTTATATGCCATATTTGAGGCTAATTTAGATTTAGCTCCCAAACTAGGGTTTCCCGTTCATGGTATTATAGGTAATGATGTTTTTAGAGATCTTATAGTTGAGGTAAACTATTCAAGGAAATATTTAAAGTTAACCGAGCCTGAAGCCTATCGGTATAAAAAATGTAGAAAGTGCGAGACTTTTAATTTAGAATTCTACAACAGCAAACCATATATAAATGTAGAAGTTACCATTGACAATAAAAAAATACCAGTGAAGCTTTTAATAGATTCAGGAGGAAGCGATGCGTTATGGTTGTTTGAAAACGATTCATTAGGTATTAAATCAAGCGATGCTTTTTTTAATGATTTTTTGGGACATGGGTTAAGCGGAAGCGTGTATGGAAAGCGTACTAAAATTGATGCGTTATCATTAAAGAGTTTTGTTTTAGAAAATGCCAACGTTGCCTATCCTGATAGTGCATCAATTTCATTTGCAAGAAAATTTAAGAGCCGAAATGGAAGTTTGGCAGGGAATGCTTTGAAGCGATTTAATATTATTTTCGACTATCAAAGAGCACTCATTACACTTAAAAAAAATGCTTTATTTAAAGAAAAATTCAATTACAATAAGAGTGGTATTGAGCTGGCACACGACGGTGTGAGGCTGGTTAAAGAAATAGACGATAGGATTTTAAAAGAAAGATCGGGGATAATGGGGAGTGATGATGCCAGAAATAACACTAAAATTGTTTTTGATACTCAGTATAAAGTGTCGTTAAAACCAGCATATACTATTGTAGAATTACGCGATGGTTCTCCCGCTAAAAAAGCAGGTTTACTTATTGGGGATGTTGTTTTAAGAATAAATAATAAACCAACACATCAGTTTTCGTTGCAGGATGTTATGCACAAGTTTTATGATGATGCTGGGAAACACATAAAGCTAAAAGTAGATAGGAAAGGAAAAGAAATGAACTTTAGCTTTAACTTAGAAAACCCATTTTAA
- a CDS encoding pyridoxal phosphate-dependent aminotransferase: MPTISRKGLLMPESPIRKLVPYAEQATKNGKAIYYLNIGQPDIKTPEVALNAVRENDVEILSYSRSEGSDTYRKKLAAYYNKYDIKVSHEDIIVTTGASEGLLFLFSSIMDPGDEVIISEPFYANYIAFSTSSGVNVVPAICSIEDNFALPSIETFEKLITPKTKAILICNPGNPTGYLYSKEEIEKLAALAIKHDLFLVADEVYREFVYDGNTHYSIMQVDGLEEHAVVIDSVSKRYSMCGARVGCLVSKNKTVLKTVLKFAQARLSPPTYAQIASEAALDTPQSYFDDVIAEYVDRRDTLIKELLKIDGVKVAKPKGAFYCIVELPIKNSDDFAQWLLEHFDINGETVMVAPAGGFYSTPGLGLNQVRIAYVLKKESLIKAVHILKEALKVYKD; encoded by the coding sequence ATGCCAACTATATCTAGAAAAGGGCTTTTAATGCCCGAATCACCTATACGTAAACTAGTTCCTTATGCAGAACAAGCCACTAAGAATGGAAAGGCTATTTACTATTTAAACATAGGACAACCTGATATAAAAACACCCGAAGTCGCCTTAAATGCGGTTAGAGAAAATGATGTAGAGATACTTTCATATTCGAGATCTGAAGGTTCTGATACTTACAGGAAAAAATTAGCTGCTTATTATAATAAATATGATATTAAAGTATCTCATGAAGATATTATAGTAACCACTGGCGCTAGTGAAGGTTTATTATTTTTGTTTAGCAGCATCATGGATCCGGGAGATGAAGTTATTATTTCTGAGCCTTTTTATGCTAATTACATTGCGTTTTCAACCTCATCGGGCGTTAACGTTGTACCAGCTATTTGTAGTATTGAAGATAATTTCGCATTACCTTCCATCGAAACTTTCGAAAAACTAATTACACCAAAAACCAAGGCTATTTTAATTTGTAACCCAGGAAATCCAACGGGTTATTTATATTCGAAAGAAGAAATAGAAAAACTGGCTGCTTTGGCAATTAAGCACGATTTATTTTTAGTTGCCGACGAAGTGTATCGCGAGTTTGTTTACGATGGCAACACCCACTACTCTATTATGCAAGTAGATGGACTGGAAGAACATGCCGTAGTGATTGACTCGGTATCAAAACGATACAGCATGTGCGGTGCGCGTGTTGGCTGTTTGGTTTCTAAAAATAAAACCGTTTTAAAAACCGTTTTAAAATTTGCACAGGCACGTTTAAGTCCGCCAACCTACGCACAAATTGCTAGTGAAGCTGCTTTAGATACGCCTCAAAGTTATTTTGATGATGTTATTGCTGAATATGTTGATAGACGCGACACCCTTATTAAAGAATTACTAAAAATTGATGGTGTAAAAGTAGCAAAACCAAAAGGTGCCTTTTATTGCATTGTAGAATTGCCCATAAAAAACTCGGACGATTTTGCGCAGTGGCTTTTGGAACATTTTGATATTAATGGTGAAACCGTAATGGTTGCCCCTGCTGGCGGGTTTTACTCCACACCTGGTTTGGGATTAAACCAAGTACGTATAGCGTACGTACTCAAAAAAGAAAGCTTAATAAAAGCCGTACATATTTTAAAAGAAGCTCTTAAAGTTTATAAAGATTAG
- the murB gene encoding UDP-N-acetylmuramate dehydrogenase, giving the protein MQIQQNISLKPFNTFGIDVSANYFVSVSTIEELKHILSLKDYRNKLVLGGGSNMLLTKDFEGLVIHINLKGIEIVFEDSDFVFVKANAGENWHEFVLWCINNDFGGIENLALIPGNVGTTPIQNIGAYGVEIKDTFESCDAISIEKHAIETFKKQDCHFDYRNSIFKNEAKGKYIVTSVTFKLTKQNHQLHINYGTIASELEAMHIKNPTIQDISKAVISIRESKLPNPKIIGNSGSFFKNPVVPITHYNKLLQNFADMPSYPVSNTEVKIPAGWLIEKAGFKGKRFGNYGVHKNQALVLVNYGKAKGSDILNLSILIQETIKRLFDVYIEAEVNII; this is encoded by the coding sequence GTGCAAATTCAACAAAACATATCTCTAAAGCCTTTTAATACCTTTGGTATTGATGTTTCTGCTAACTATTTTGTATCGGTTTCTACTATTGAAGAATTAAAACACATTCTATCCTTAAAAGATTATCGAAATAAACTTGTTTTAGGCGGTGGTAGTAATATGTTGCTTACCAAGGATTTTGAAGGACTTGTTATCCATATTAATCTTAAGGGAATTGAAATAGTTTTTGAAGATTCCGATTTTGTATTTGTAAAAGCAAATGCGGGTGAAAATTGGCATGAGTTTGTACTTTGGTGTATTAATAATGATTTTGGAGGTATTGAAAACTTAGCGTTAATTCCAGGTAATGTTGGCACAACACCTATTCAAAATATTGGTGCTTATGGTGTGGAAATTAAAGATACGTTCGAGTCTTGCGATGCCATTTCCATAGAAAAACATGCTATAGAAACCTTTAAAAAACAAGATTGTCATTTCGATTATAGAAACTCCATCTTCAAAAATGAAGCAAAAGGCAAATACATAGTTACCAGCGTTACATTCAAACTAACCAAACAAAACCACCAACTTCATATAAATTATGGTACTATTGCCTCCGAATTGGAAGCTATGCACATTAAGAATCCAACCATTCAAGATATTTCAAAAGCTGTAATTTCCATTCGTGAAAGCAAATTACCAAATCCGAAAATTATTGGAAATAGTGGCAGTTTCTTTAAAAACCCGGTTGTACCTATAACGCATTACAACAAATTACTTCAAAATTTTGCAGATATGCCTAGTTACCCGGTTTCGAACACTGAAGTAAAAATTCCTGCGGGTTGGCTTATTGAAAAAGCAGGCTTTAAAGGCAAACGTTTTGGTAACTATGGCGTTCATAAAAACCAAGCTTTAGTACTTGTAAATTACGGGAAGGCTAAGGGTTCAGATATTTTAAACCTTTCAATTTTAATACAAGAAACAATTAAGCGTCTTTTTGATGTTTATATAGAAGCCGAAGTAAATATCATATAA
- a CDS encoding RNA polymerase sigma factor, producing MISSIEKEIVSLLERGDKKAITILYENYADALYGVIKKIIADDDTAQDVLQESFVKIWRYSKKYDSSKAKLFTWLYRIAYNTAIDKVRSQKNKDGKEVQIENSNVYKISADELNQDVMDMQKHLNSLDEKYQIVINALFFEGMTQQEASEELDIPLGTIKSRLKIGLRELKKIYSP from the coding sequence TTGATCTCATCCATAGAAAAAGAAATAGTTAGCCTGTTGGAACGTGGTGACAAAAAAGCCATTACCATACTGTATGAAAACTATGCAGATGCCTTATATGGTGTTATAAAAAAAATTATAGCAGACGACGATACAGCGCAAGATGTGCTTCAAGAAAGTTTCGTAAAAATATGGCGGTACTCAAAAAAATACGATTCCAGTAAAGCAAAACTCTTTACTTGGCTTTACCGAATAGCCTATAATACTGCTATAGATAAAGTGAGATCGCAAAAAAACAAAGACGGTAAAGAAGTCCAAATAGAAAATTCCAACGTATATAAGATATCAGCAGACGAATTAAATCAGGATGTCATGGACATGCAAAAACACCTGAATAGTTTGGACGAAAAATATCAAATAGTAATAAATGCACTCTTTTTTGAGGGCATGACCCAACAAGAAGCCAGCGAAGAACTAGACATTCCGCTGGGTACTATAAAATCGAGATTAAAAATTGGATTGCGCGAATTGAAAAAAATTTACAGTCCTTAA
- a CDS encoding anti-sigma factor, with the protein MNAKIITFLNSGLLEKYLLDNTTSAETETVESYISKYPEVQNAYNTLQHNLEIVAKSNAIEAPKSILNNILDELDEAPIVKMNATTRQKLWYKFSVAASIAALIFAGNSYFLHLKNEKLAEENQIVVDEIFDLRSDIDANNKKLDNIMQQFMELNDPDTYKYIMQGNGRAKNLKTVAYINPKDKTSMIDVVSLPQLPEEQCYQIWAELQGKMVSLGILTDADRQLKKIPYTENALGLNITIEPKGGNTVASLDNTVAEIDLQ; encoded by the coding sequence ATGAATGCGAAAATAATTACTTTTTTAAATTCTGGTCTATTAGAAAAATACCTATTGGACAATACGACCTCTGCCGAAACAGAAACGGTTGAGTCTTATATTTCAAAATATCCAGAAGTACAGAATGCTTACAATACATTACAACACAATCTAGAAATAGTTGCAAAAAGTAATGCTATTGAAGCCCCTAAAAGCATCTTAAATAATATTTTAGATGAACTTGATGAAGCACCAATTGTAAAGATGAATGCTACGACTAGACAAAAGTTATGGTACAAATTTAGTGTTGCTGCCAGTATAGCTGCTTTAATATTTGCAGGAAATTCTTATTTCTTGCATTTAAAAAACGAAAAGTTAGCCGAAGAAAACCAAATAGTGGTTGATGAAATTTTCGACTTGCGTAGCGATATTGATGCAAACAACAAAAAGTTAGACAACATTATGCAACAATTTATGGAGCTTAATGATCCCGACACCTATAAATACATCATGCAAGGTAACGGTCGTGCAAAAAACCTAAAAACGGTGGCTTATATAAATCCTAAAGATAAAACATCGATGATAGATGTGGTATCATTACCTCAATTACCAGAAGAGCAATGCTACCAAATTTGGGCAGAGCTACAAGGGAAAATGGTTAGCTTAGGTATTTTAACAGATGCAGACAGGCAACTTAAAAAAATTCCATATACCGAAAATGCTTTGGGCTTAAATATTACCATAGAACCAAAGGGTGGTAATACCGTTGCATCGTTAGACAATACCGTCGCCGAAATAGATTTACAATAG
- the aqpZ gene encoding aquaporin Z — translation MKKLFAEFFGTFWLVFGGCGSAIFASQIAPSDSGQIGILLIGVSLAFGLTVLTMAYAVGHISGGHFNPAVTLGLLAGGKHSIKEVIPYIIAQCIGAIGAAGALYIINSGTGGNDYGAFATNFYDHAVYFDKSYSMNAAFLTEFLLTMFFLIIIMGATDKLANGKFAGIAIGLGLTLIHLISIPITNTSVNPARSLSQAIFVGGPAISQLWLFWVAPILGAVAGGIIYKFLLQTNLKEA, via the coding sequence ATGAAAAAATTATTTGCTGAATTTTTTGGAACCTTTTGGCTGGTTTTTGGCGGTTGCGGAAGTGCTATTTTTGCTTCTCAAATTGCGCCATCCGATAGTGGACAAATTGGAATTTTATTAATAGGCGTTTCTTTAGCCTTTGGACTTACTGTTTTAACTATGGCCTATGCTGTGGGGCATATTTCTGGTGGACATTTTAATCCAGCGGTTACTTTAGGGTTGTTGGCAGGAGGCAAACATTCAATAAAAGAAGTCATACCTTATATAATTGCCCAATGTATTGGAGCTATTGGAGCAGCTGGTGCTTTGTATATAATAAATAGTGGCACAGGAGGTAACGATTATGGCGCTTTTGCAACTAATTTTTACGACCATGCCGTATATTTTGATAAAAGCTATAGTATGAATGCAGCGTTTTTAACCGAATTTTTACTAACCATGTTTTTCCTTATAATTATTATGGGGGCAACAGATAAATTGGCTAACGGAAAATTTGCAGGAATTGCTATTGGTTTGGGGTTAACGCTTATACATTTAATTTCTATTCCTATTACAAATACCTCGGTAAACCCTGCTAGATCGCTTTCGCAAGCAATTTTTGTAGGTGGACCAGCAATTTCCCAATTATGGTTGTTTTGGGTGGCGCCTATTTTAGGAGCGGTAGCTGGAGGGATAATCTATAAATTTTTGCTTCAAACAAATTTAAAGGAAGCCTAA